A section of the Oryzias latipes chromosome 10, ASM223467v1 genome encodes:
- the mcf2 gene encoding proto-oncogene DBL isoform X4, producing MGPASLQDQGELARDSKEAMESYRCLLQASSQLESILQEVSVPVSLKEVGGYIESQVAYLSGGRGEDSSVIITLPECSAFSDIPEEALTKVFTYLTLIPRTRQPGVKFIIILDRRLDTWASIKTALARIAASFPGNLHLVLVLRPTSFFHRTVTDIGFRFSQDDFMLKMPVVMLSSVTDLLRYIDENQLTSEFGGTLDYCHSDWILLRTAIESFAVTVKDIAQMLQSFGTELAETELPDEGKIIENLLETHTEKYRELKDAIRSVSKEGRNLLSSLETTGKQDDAQWDIKLDWETVERLLAQLRDMESAFDGFFEKHHLKLHQYLQLLRYEQSFSEMDLCLEHLMNQEKEFSTKVSTLAQTEQALKRMDSLESNAQEVMSRAQILILHGHQLSAGHHYAMALIMQRCNELRHRCDTLSTALQSKHSIFLQTHQLLLCLGQVQTWCDEGAYMLANQLVDKSQSKEGAQAALRDIERFLEGAPPNLNSGPDILTIEYEAVLTPQLQAQISRTFEKHAAVQQMIQNRQACLRKLADKHVRPIQLVAPRPENPPRSKSPLFSPKHGDGLKFTFDISLPGKRSSRKSPNPRKIEVIHDFQESRSCVAYSVDGDDSPDLLKRHVMRELIETERIYVEELLAVLLGYRAEMDNPMLSGLLPPILHSKRDVLFGNMPEIYNFHSRVFLQELEGCLEAPERVGACFLQRKESFQMYECYCQNKPRSESLWRQFSDCSFFQECQKKLEHKLGLDSYLLKPIQRLTKYQLLIKELLKYSSDCEGTSELQGALTAMLDLLKSVNDSMHQISITGYEGDICELGRVLMQGSFSVWISHKRGPTRMKELARFKPMQRHLFLYERALLLCKRREEHGDGIDKTPSYSFKHCLKMTAVGITENIKGDVRKFEIWYSGREEVYVVQAPSVEVKMAWLNELRKILTHQQKLLRAEAYQHGQVVEHIPLSPHLNERGMRPSKGVPRGCLPGLDFVSLSADVFLCLRSRSPRPRSPRQRPRPRPRHCSQRH from the exons ATGGGCCCAGCTTCACTGCAGGACCAGGGGGAACTGGCAAGAGACTCCAAGGAGGCGATGGAGAGCTACCGCTGCCTTCTTCAGGCCAGCTCCCAGTTAGAGAGCATTCTACAGG AGGTGAGTGTCCCTGTGAGCTTGAAGGAGGTGGGAGGCTATATAGAGAGTCAGGTGGCGTACTTATCAG GGGGCCGTGGGGAAGACTCCAGTGTCATCATCACTCTTCCAGAGTGTTCTGCATTCAGTGACATTCCAGAAGAAGCTTTAACCAAAGTCTTTACATACCTCACTCTCATCCCtcg AACGAGGCAACCAGGAGTCAAATTTATCATCATTTTAGATCGAAGGCTGGATACCTGGGCGTCCATCAAAACAGCTCTGGCCAGAATAGCA GCCTCCTTCCCTGGGAACCTTCACCTGGTCTTGGTGCTCCGACCCACCAGCTTTTTCCACCGAACCGTCACAGATATCGGCTTTCGCTTCAGCCAAGATGACTTCATGCTGAAGATGCCA GTGGTGATGCTGAGCTCTGTCACAGACCTGCTGCGCTACATTGATGAGAACCAGCTTACATCGGAGTTTGGAGGCACTTTGGACTACTGTCACAGCGACTGGATCCTTTTAAGAACT gcaattgagagctttgctgtTACGGTCAAGGACATCGCCCAGATGTTGCAAAGCTTTGGCACTGAGCTGGCAGAGACAGAGTTGCCCGATGAAGGGAAAATCATTGAGAACCTCCTTGAGACTCACACAGAGAAGTACAGAGAGCTCAAA GATGCCATCAGGTCAGTTTCAAAGGAGGGTCGCAACCTTCTCTCCAGCTTGGAGACCACAGGGAAGCAAGATGACGCCCAGTGGGACATCAAGCTGGACTGGGAGACAGTAGAGAG GCTTCTTGCCCAGCTCAGAGACATGGAGTCTGCCTTTGACGGCTTCTTTGAAAAACATCATCTGAAACTCCATCAGTACCTTCAGCTGCTCAGATATGAGCAAAGCTTTTCTGAG ATGGACTTGTGTCTGGAGCACCTCATGAATCAGGAGAAAGAGTTTTCCACAAAGGTGAGCACTTTGGCCCAGACAGAGCAGGCTCTCAAAAGGATGGACAGTCTGGAATCTAATGCACAG GAGGTGATGTCTCGAGCTCAGATCCTCATCCTCCACGGACACCAGCTGTCAGCGGGTCACCACTATGCCATGGCTCTCATCATGCAGCGCTGTAACGAGCTGCGTCACCGCTGTGATACGCTCTCCACTGCTCTCCAGAGCAAACACTCTATTTTCCTGCAAACACACCAGCTGCTGTTGTGTCTTGGACAG GTCCAAACATGGTGTGATGAAGGGGCTTACATGTTGGCCAATCAGCTAGTAGATAAGTCCCAGTCCAAGGAGGGGGCCCAGGCAGCTTTAAGAGACATCGAGAGGTTCCTAGAAGGAGCGCCGCCTAATTTAAACTCAGGTCCTGACATCTTGACCATTGAGTATGAGGCTGTCTTAACACCTCAGCTTCAG GCCCAGATTAGCAGAACGTTTGAGAAGCACGCTGCAGTGCAGCAGATGATTCAGAACCGGCAGGCTTGTCTGAGGAAGCTGGCAGATAAACACGTGAGACCAATCCAGCTGGTGGCCCCCAGACCTGAAAACCCACCACGTTCCAAATCCCCACTCTTCTCTCCAAAGCATG GTGATGGTTTGAAGTTCACGTTTGACATCTCTCTTCCTGGAAAGAGATCTTCACGAAAGAGTCCCAACCCCAGAAAG ATAGAGGTCATCCATGACTTCCAGGAGAGTCGCAGCTGCGTGGCGTACAGCGTGGATGGAGACGACAGTCCGGACCTTTTGAAGCG CCACGTCATGAGGGAGCTGATAGAGACTGAAAGGATCTATGTGGAGGAGCTGCTAGCAGTGCTCCTG GGATACAGAGCTGAAATGGACAACCCCATGCTGTCGGGGCTCCTCCCACCAATTCTGCATAGCAAGAGAGATGTACTCTTTGGAAACATGCCAGAGATCTACAATTTTCACAGCAG GGTTTTCCTTCAGGAGCTGGAAGGATGCCTGGAGGCTCCAGAACGCGTTGGAGCATGTTTTCTCCAACGG AAAGAAAGCTTCCAGATGTATGAATGTTACTGTCAAAACAAACCCCGATCCGAGTCACTGTGGAGACAGTTCTCAGACTGCAGCTTCTTTCAG GAGTGCCAAAAAAAGCTAGAGCACAAGTTGGGCTTGGACTCTTACCTGCTGAAACCCATCCAGCGCCTCACCAAATACCAGCTGCTGATTAAG GAGCTGCTTAAGTACAGTTCAGACTGCGAAGGCACTTCTGAGCTGCAGGGGGCGCTGACGGCCATGCTGGACCTGCTCAAATCAGTCAACGACTCTATGCATCAAATTTCCATCACAGGATACGAA GGGGACATCTGTGAGCTGGGCCGGGTGCTGATGCAGGGCTCTTTCAGCGTCTGGATCAGTCATAAGAGAGGTCCCACACGCATGAAAGAGTTGGCTCGCTTCAAACCTATGCAGAGACACCTCTTCTTGTATGAGAGAGCTCTCCTGCTGTGCAAACGAAGGGAGGAGCATGGAGACGGCATCGACAAGACCCCCTCATACAGCTTCAAGCACTGCCTGAAG ATGACTGCTGTGGGGATCACGGAGAACATCAAGGGAGACGTGAGGAAGTTTGAGATCTGGTACAGCGGCAGGGAGGAGGTTTATGTGGTCCAG GCTCCTTCAGTGGAGGTGAAGATGGCCTGGCTCAATGAGCTCCGCAAAATCCTGACCCACCAGCAGAAGCTGCTTAGAG CTGAAGCATACCAACATGGCCAGGTGGTTGAACACATCCCGCTGTCTCCTCATCTTAACGAGAG GGGCATGCGGCCATCCAAGGGGGTCCCCAGGGGCTGTCTGCCGGGGCTGGACTTTGTCTCGCTGTCAGCTGACGTCTTTCTCTGCCTGCGGTCCAGGAGCCCCCGCCCTCGAAGTCCCCGGCAACGGCCCCGGCCACGCCCCCGGCACTGCTCCCAGCGTCACTGA
- the mcf2 gene encoding proto-oncogene DBL isoform X2 translates to MGPASLQDQGELARDSKEAMESYRCLLQASSQLESILQEVSVPVSLKEVGGYIESQVAYLSGGRGEDSSVIITLPECSAFSDIPEEALTKVFTYLTLIPRTRQPGVKFIIILDRRLDTWASIKTALARIAASFPGNLHLVLVLRPTSFFHRTVTDIGFRFSQDDFMLKMPVVMLSSVTDLLRYIDENQLTSEFGGTLDYCHSDWILLRTAIESFAVTVKDIAQMLQSFGTELAETELPDEGKIIENLLETHTEKYRELKDAIRSVSKEGRNLLSSLETTGKQDDAQWDIKLDWETVERLLAQLRDMESAFDGFFEKHHLKLHQYLQLLRYEQSFSEMDLCLEHLMNQEKEFSTKVSTLAQTEQALKRMDSLESNAQEVMSRAQILILHGHQLSAGHHYAMALIMQRCNELRHRCDTLSTALQSKHSIFLQTHQLLLCLGQVQTWCDEGAYMLANQLVDKSQSKEGAQAALRDIERFLEGAPPNLNSGPDILTIEYEAVLTPQLQAQISRTFEKHAAVQQMIQNRQACLRKLADKHVRPIQLVAPRPENPPRSKSPLFSPKHGDGLKFTFDISLPGKRSSRKSPNPRKIEVIHDFQESRSCVAYSVDGDDSPDLLKRHVMRELIETERIYVEELLAVLLGYRAEMDNPMLSGLLPPILHSKRDVLFGNMPEIYNFHSRVFLQELEGCLEAPERVGACFLQRKESFQMYECYCQNKPRSESLWRQFSDCSFFQECQKKLEHKLGLDSYLLKPIQRLTKYQLLIKELLKYSSDCEGTSELQGALTAMLDLLKSVNDSMHQISITGYEGDICELGRVLMQGSFSVWISHKRGPTRMKELARFKPMQRHLFLYERALLLCKRREEHGDGIDKTPSYSFKHCLKMTAVGITENIKGDVRKFEIWYSGREEVYVVQAPSVEVKMAWLNELRKILTHQQKLLRAEAYQHGQVVEHIPLSPHLNESKQQRLSVSSEETESGKSSPDPQPHTPKHQHNRRSWPGAHHSVDICEGLEDWSGDQDVFQLTEDTSLVQLSPGRYRALADCSQNGPDSIIIKCGDMIQLQCEDSRGRWLVRNLSQQQEGFIVAANLQLVIGGSSREHPFRLGDPGHLKVRKLSSP, encoded by the exons ATGGGCCCAGCTTCACTGCAGGACCAGGGGGAACTGGCAAGAGACTCCAAGGAGGCGATGGAGAGCTACCGCTGCCTTCTTCAGGCCAGCTCCCAGTTAGAGAGCATTCTACAGG AGGTGAGTGTCCCTGTGAGCTTGAAGGAGGTGGGAGGCTATATAGAGAGTCAGGTGGCGTACTTATCAG GGGGCCGTGGGGAAGACTCCAGTGTCATCATCACTCTTCCAGAGTGTTCTGCATTCAGTGACATTCCAGAAGAAGCTTTAACCAAAGTCTTTACATACCTCACTCTCATCCCtcg AACGAGGCAACCAGGAGTCAAATTTATCATCATTTTAGATCGAAGGCTGGATACCTGGGCGTCCATCAAAACAGCTCTGGCCAGAATAGCA GCCTCCTTCCCTGGGAACCTTCACCTGGTCTTGGTGCTCCGACCCACCAGCTTTTTCCACCGAACCGTCACAGATATCGGCTTTCGCTTCAGCCAAGATGACTTCATGCTGAAGATGCCA GTGGTGATGCTGAGCTCTGTCACAGACCTGCTGCGCTACATTGATGAGAACCAGCTTACATCGGAGTTTGGAGGCACTTTGGACTACTGTCACAGCGACTGGATCCTTTTAAGAACT gcaattgagagctttgctgtTACGGTCAAGGACATCGCCCAGATGTTGCAAAGCTTTGGCACTGAGCTGGCAGAGACAGAGTTGCCCGATGAAGGGAAAATCATTGAGAACCTCCTTGAGACTCACACAGAGAAGTACAGAGAGCTCAAA GATGCCATCAGGTCAGTTTCAAAGGAGGGTCGCAACCTTCTCTCCAGCTTGGAGACCACAGGGAAGCAAGATGACGCCCAGTGGGACATCAAGCTGGACTGGGAGACAGTAGAGAG GCTTCTTGCCCAGCTCAGAGACATGGAGTCTGCCTTTGACGGCTTCTTTGAAAAACATCATCTGAAACTCCATCAGTACCTTCAGCTGCTCAGATATGAGCAAAGCTTTTCTGAG ATGGACTTGTGTCTGGAGCACCTCATGAATCAGGAGAAAGAGTTTTCCACAAAGGTGAGCACTTTGGCCCAGACAGAGCAGGCTCTCAAAAGGATGGACAGTCTGGAATCTAATGCACAG GAGGTGATGTCTCGAGCTCAGATCCTCATCCTCCACGGACACCAGCTGTCAGCGGGTCACCACTATGCCATGGCTCTCATCATGCAGCGCTGTAACGAGCTGCGTCACCGCTGTGATACGCTCTCCACTGCTCTCCAGAGCAAACACTCTATTTTCCTGCAAACACACCAGCTGCTGTTGTGTCTTGGACAG GTCCAAACATGGTGTGATGAAGGGGCTTACATGTTGGCCAATCAGCTAGTAGATAAGTCCCAGTCCAAGGAGGGGGCCCAGGCAGCTTTAAGAGACATCGAGAGGTTCCTAGAAGGAGCGCCGCCTAATTTAAACTCAGGTCCTGACATCTTGACCATTGAGTATGAGGCTGTCTTAACACCTCAGCTTCAG GCCCAGATTAGCAGAACGTTTGAGAAGCACGCTGCAGTGCAGCAGATGATTCAGAACCGGCAGGCTTGTCTGAGGAAGCTGGCAGATAAACACGTGAGACCAATCCAGCTGGTGGCCCCCAGACCTGAAAACCCACCACGTTCCAAATCCCCACTCTTCTCTCCAAAGCATG GTGATGGTTTGAAGTTCACGTTTGACATCTCTCTTCCTGGAAAGAGATCTTCACGAAAGAGTCCCAACCCCAGAAAG ATAGAGGTCATCCATGACTTCCAGGAGAGTCGCAGCTGCGTGGCGTACAGCGTGGATGGAGACGACAGTCCGGACCTTTTGAAGCG CCACGTCATGAGGGAGCTGATAGAGACTGAAAGGATCTATGTGGAGGAGCTGCTAGCAGTGCTCCTG GGATACAGAGCTGAAATGGACAACCCCATGCTGTCGGGGCTCCTCCCACCAATTCTGCATAGCAAGAGAGATGTACTCTTTGGAAACATGCCAGAGATCTACAATTTTCACAGCAG GGTTTTCCTTCAGGAGCTGGAAGGATGCCTGGAGGCTCCAGAACGCGTTGGAGCATGTTTTCTCCAACGG AAAGAAAGCTTCCAGATGTATGAATGTTACTGTCAAAACAAACCCCGATCCGAGTCACTGTGGAGACAGTTCTCAGACTGCAGCTTCTTTCAG GAGTGCCAAAAAAAGCTAGAGCACAAGTTGGGCTTGGACTCTTACCTGCTGAAACCCATCCAGCGCCTCACCAAATACCAGCTGCTGATTAAG GAGCTGCTTAAGTACAGTTCAGACTGCGAAGGCACTTCTGAGCTGCAGGGGGCGCTGACGGCCATGCTGGACCTGCTCAAATCAGTCAACGACTCTATGCATCAAATTTCCATCACAGGATACGAA GGGGACATCTGTGAGCTGGGCCGGGTGCTGATGCAGGGCTCTTTCAGCGTCTGGATCAGTCATAAGAGAGGTCCCACACGCATGAAAGAGTTGGCTCGCTTCAAACCTATGCAGAGACACCTCTTCTTGTATGAGAGAGCTCTCCTGCTGTGCAAACGAAGGGAGGAGCATGGAGACGGCATCGACAAGACCCCCTCATACAGCTTCAAGCACTGCCTGAAG ATGACTGCTGTGGGGATCACGGAGAACATCAAGGGAGACGTGAGGAAGTTTGAGATCTGGTACAGCGGCAGGGAGGAGGTTTATGTGGTCCAG GCTCCTTCAGTGGAGGTGAAGATGGCCTGGCTCAATGAGCTCCGCAAAATCCTGACCCACCAGCAGAAGCTGCTTAGAG CTGAAGCATACCAACATGGCCAGGTGGTTGAACACATCCCGCTGTCTCCTCATCTTAACGAGAG caagcagcagagattatcagtcAGCTCAGAAGAGACTGAATCCGGGAAGAGCAGCCCAGACCCCCAACCACACACCCCCAAACACCAGCACAACCGCAGGA GCTGGCCCGGAGCTCACCACTCGGTAGACATCTGTGAGGGTCTGGAGGACTGGTCTGGAGATCAGGACGTCTTTCAACTGACTGAGGACACCTCTTTGGTGCAACTG TCTCCAGGCAGATACCGGGCTTTGGCTGATTGTTCTCAAAACGGTCCTGACAGCATCATCATCAAATGCGGAGACATGATCCAGCTGCAGTGTGAagacagcagggggcgctg GCTTGTGAGGAATTTGAGTCAGCAGCAGGAGGGCTTCATAGTGGCTGCCAACCTGCAGCTGGTTATTGGAGGCAGCAGCCGAGAACATCCGTTCAGGCTTGGGG ACCCGGGGCACCTCAAGGTGAGAAAGCTGAGCTCCCCATAG
- the mcf2 gene encoding proto-oncogene DBL isoform X5, whose product MGPASLQDQGELARDSKEAMESYRCLLQASSQLESILQEVSVPVSLKEVGGYIESQVAYLSGGRGEDSSVIITLPECSAFSDIPEEALTKVFTYLTLIPRTRQPGVKFIIILDRRLDTWASIKTALARIAASFPGNLHLVLVLRPTSFFHRTVTDIGFRFSQDDFMLKMPVVMLSSVTDLLRYIDENQLTSEFGGTLDYCHSDWILLRTAIESFAVTVKDIAQMLQSFGTELAETELPDEGKIIENLLETHTEKYRELKDAIRSVSKEGRNLLSSLETTGKQDDAQWDIKLDWETVERLLAQLRDMESAFDGFFEKHHLKLHQYLQLLRYEQSFSEMDLCLEHLMNQEKEFSTKVSTLAQTEQALKRMDSLESNAQEVMSRAQILILHGHQLSAGHHYAMALIMQRCNELRHRCDTLSTALQSKHSIFLQTHQLLLCLGQVQTWCDEGAYMLANQLVDKSQSKEGAQAALRDIERFLEGAPPNLNSGPDILTIEYEAVLTPQLQAQISRTFEKHAAVQQMIQNRQACLRKLADKHVRPIQLVAPRPENPPRSKSPLFSPKHGDGLKFTFDISLPGKRSSRKSPNPRKIEVIHDFQESRSCVAYSVDGDDSPDLLKRHVMRELIETERIYVEELLAVLLGYRAEMDNPMLSGLLPPILHSKRDVLFGNMPEIYNFHSRVFLQELEGCLEAPERVGACFLQRKESFQMYECYCQNKPRSESLWRQFSDCSFFQECQKKLEHKLGLDSYLLKPIQRLTKYQLLIKELLKYSSDCEGTSELQGALTAMLDLLKSVNDSMHQISITGYEGDICELGRVLMQGSFSVWISHKRGPTRMKELARFKPMQRHLFLYERALLLCKRREEHGDGIDKTPSYSFKHCLKMTAVGITENIKGDVRKFEIWYSGREEVYVVQAPSVEVKMAWLNELRKILTHQQKLLRAEAYQHGQVVEHIPLSPHLNERSPRPRSPRQRPRPRPRHCSQRH is encoded by the exons ATGGGCCCAGCTTCACTGCAGGACCAGGGGGAACTGGCAAGAGACTCCAAGGAGGCGATGGAGAGCTACCGCTGCCTTCTTCAGGCCAGCTCCCAGTTAGAGAGCATTCTACAGG AGGTGAGTGTCCCTGTGAGCTTGAAGGAGGTGGGAGGCTATATAGAGAGTCAGGTGGCGTACTTATCAG GGGGCCGTGGGGAAGACTCCAGTGTCATCATCACTCTTCCAGAGTGTTCTGCATTCAGTGACATTCCAGAAGAAGCTTTAACCAAAGTCTTTACATACCTCACTCTCATCCCtcg AACGAGGCAACCAGGAGTCAAATTTATCATCATTTTAGATCGAAGGCTGGATACCTGGGCGTCCATCAAAACAGCTCTGGCCAGAATAGCA GCCTCCTTCCCTGGGAACCTTCACCTGGTCTTGGTGCTCCGACCCACCAGCTTTTTCCACCGAACCGTCACAGATATCGGCTTTCGCTTCAGCCAAGATGACTTCATGCTGAAGATGCCA GTGGTGATGCTGAGCTCTGTCACAGACCTGCTGCGCTACATTGATGAGAACCAGCTTACATCGGAGTTTGGAGGCACTTTGGACTACTGTCACAGCGACTGGATCCTTTTAAGAACT gcaattgagagctttgctgtTACGGTCAAGGACATCGCCCAGATGTTGCAAAGCTTTGGCACTGAGCTGGCAGAGACAGAGTTGCCCGATGAAGGGAAAATCATTGAGAACCTCCTTGAGACTCACACAGAGAAGTACAGAGAGCTCAAA GATGCCATCAGGTCAGTTTCAAAGGAGGGTCGCAACCTTCTCTCCAGCTTGGAGACCACAGGGAAGCAAGATGACGCCCAGTGGGACATCAAGCTGGACTGGGAGACAGTAGAGAG GCTTCTTGCCCAGCTCAGAGACATGGAGTCTGCCTTTGACGGCTTCTTTGAAAAACATCATCTGAAACTCCATCAGTACCTTCAGCTGCTCAGATATGAGCAAAGCTTTTCTGAG ATGGACTTGTGTCTGGAGCACCTCATGAATCAGGAGAAAGAGTTTTCCACAAAGGTGAGCACTTTGGCCCAGACAGAGCAGGCTCTCAAAAGGATGGACAGTCTGGAATCTAATGCACAG GAGGTGATGTCTCGAGCTCAGATCCTCATCCTCCACGGACACCAGCTGTCAGCGGGTCACCACTATGCCATGGCTCTCATCATGCAGCGCTGTAACGAGCTGCGTCACCGCTGTGATACGCTCTCCACTGCTCTCCAGAGCAAACACTCTATTTTCCTGCAAACACACCAGCTGCTGTTGTGTCTTGGACAG GTCCAAACATGGTGTGATGAAGGGGCTTACATGTTGGCCAATCAGCTAGTAGATAAGTCCCAGTCCAAGGAGGGGGCCCAGGCAGCTTTAAGAGACATCGAGAGGTTCCTAGAAGGAGCGCCGCCTAATTTAAACTCAGGTCCTGACATCTTGACCATTGAGTATGAGGCTGTCTTAACACCTCAGCTTCAG GCCCAGATTAGCAGAACGTTTGAGAAGCACGCTGCAGTGCAGCAGATGATTCAGAACCGGCAGGCTTGTCTGAGGAAGCTGGCAGATAAACACGTGAGACCAATCCAGCTGGTGGCCCCCAGACCTGAAAACCCACCACGTTCCAAATCCCCACTCTTCTCTCCAAAGCATG GTGATGGTTTGAAGTTCACGTTTGACATCTCTCTTCCTGGAAAGAGATCTTCACGAAAGAGTCCCAACCCCAGAAAG ATAGAGGTCATCCATGACTTCCAGGAGAGTCGCAGCTGCGTGGCGTACAGCGTGGATGGAGACGACAGTCCGGACCTTTTGAAGCG CCACGTCATGAGGGAGCTGATAGAGACTGAAAGGATCTATGTGGAGGAGCTGCTAGCAGTGCTCCTG GGATACAGAGCTGAAATGGACAACCCCATGCTGTCGGGGCTCCTCCCACCAATTCTGCATAGCAAGAGAGATGTACTCTTTGGAAACATGCCAGAGATCTACAATTTTCACAGCAG GGTTTTCCTTCAGGAGCTGGAAGGATGCCTGGAGGCTCCAGAACGCGTTGGAGCATGTTTTCTCCAACGG AAAGAAAGCTTCCAGATGTATGAATGTTACTGTCAAAACAAACCCCGATCCGAGTCACTGTGGAGACAGTTCTCAGACTGCAGCTTCTTTCAG GAGTGCCAAAAAAAGCTAGAGCACAAGTTGGGCTTGGACTCTTACCTGCTGAAACCCATCCAGCGCCTCACCAAATACCAGCTGCTGATTAAG GAGCTGCTTAAGTACAGTTCAGACTGCGAAGGCACTTCTGAGCTGCAGGGGGCGCTGACGGCCATGCTGGACCTGCTCAAATCAGTCAACGACTCTATGCATCAAATTTCCATCACAGGATACGAA GGGGACATCTGTGAGCTGGGCCGGGTGCTGATGCAGGGCTCTTTCAGCGTCTGGATCAGTCATAAGAGAGGTCCCACACGCATGAAAGAGTTGGCTCGCTTCAAACCTATGCAGAGACACCTCTTCTTGTATGAGAGAGCTCTCCTGCTGTGCAAACGAAGGGAGGAGCATGGAGACGGCATCGACAAGACCCCCTCATACAGCTTCAAGCACTGCCTGAAG ATGACTGCTGTGGGGATCACGGAGAACATCAAGGGAGACGTGAGGAAGTTTGAGATCTGGTACAGCGGCAGGGAGGAGGTTTATGTGGTCCAG GCTCCTTCAGTGGAGGTGAAGATGGCCTGGCTCAATGAGCTCCGCAAAATCCTGACCCACCAGCAGAAGCTGCTTAGAG CTGAAGCATACCAACATGGCCAGGTGGTTGAACACATCCCGCTGTCTCCTCATCTTAACGAGAG GAGCCCCCGCCCTCGAAGTCCCCGGCAACGGCCCCGGCCACGCCCCCGGCACTGCTCCCAGCGTCACTGA